In Deltaproteobacteria bacterium, a genomic segment contains:
- a CDS encoding response regulator: VRNIAEVTTAVATGDLSKKITVDVKGEILELKNTINTMVDQLRSFASEVTRVAREVGTEGKLGGQADVKGVAGTWKDLTDSVNSMASNLTGQVRNIAEVTTAVATGDLSKKITVDVKGEILELKNTINTMVDQLRSFASEVTRVAREVGTEGKLGGQADVQGVAGTWKDLTDSVNFMAGNLTGQVRNIAEVTTAVATGDLSKKITVDVKGEILELKNTINTMVDQLSSFASEVTRVAREVGTEGILAGQAGVKGVAGTWKDLTDNVNFMAGNLTNQVRGIAKVVTAVAQGDLTRKLTVEAKGEIAALADTINGMIDTLATFGDQVTSVAREVGVEGKLGGQASVPGAAGTWKHLTDNVNQLAANLTTQVRAIAEVATAVTKGDLTRSITVEARGEVAALKDNINEMIRNLKDTTLKNSEQDWLKTNLAKFTRMLQGQRDLLTVAKLILSELAPVVGAQHGVFYMMTAGADEPKLELLASYAYSNRKHVANEFKLGEGLVGQAALEKEKILLTSVPRDYIQIMSGLGEAPPLNVIVLPVLFEGQVRAVMELAAFDRFSATHQVFLDQLMESIGIVLNTIQANTRTEGLLEQSQSLATELQSRQEELQTTNAELEDKATLLAQRNAEVERKNTEVEQARQALEEKASQLALTSKYKSEFLANMSHELRTPLNSLLILADQLATNPDGNLTGKEVDYARTIHSSGNDLLKLINDILDLAKIESGTVTVDVGELPFRELQEYVERTFRPLAGSKALEFSVEVDERLPKAMQTDSKRLQQVLRNLLSNAFKFTERGRVSLEIGVANGGWSPDHFVLNRSPSVVVFCVKDTGIGIQPEKQQIIFEAFQQADGSTSRRYGGTGLGLAISREIARLLGGEIAVTSRPNEGSTFTLYLPQTFVPPRVGRRETAYGGYRMPVSLERERPAPTPIALAAADAEPADDRAGILPGDRVLLVVEDDRVFADVLLEAAHASGFKAVIAPRGAAALELARDITPDAITLDIRLPDIDGHRVLTRLKEDLETRHIPIHVISIDGDLDPRVRRAARAVLSKPADAQAIKSALVGMKQFLDRPMKDLLVVLGDELERQRMVEFIGNGDVTTTAIATGGEALGALRGRSFDCVVVEAGLPDMSGLEVVEALLKEPSAAGLPIVVYGAAELPSPEAERLRRLAEAANVTQARSFEELFDETAIFLHRIAAALPEEKRAILMRRHDADEPLRGRRILIVDDDIRNIFAMTSLLERHGMEVLSAENGRDAIGVLRRVVDIDIVLMDIMLPELDGYDTTRAIRDIDGFQRLPIIALTAKAMRGDREKCIEAGASDYVAKPVDTERLLSTLRLWLTH; the protein is encoded by the coding sequence GTGCGCAACATCGCCGAGGTGACCACGGCCGTCGCCACCGGCGACCTCTCGAAGAAGATCACGGTCGACGTCAAGGGCGAGATCCTGGAGCTGAAGAACACCATCAACACGATGGTGGACCAGCTCCGCTCCTTCGCCTCGGAGGTGACGCGCGTCGCGCGCGAGGTCGGCACCGAGGGCAAGCTCGGCGGGCAGGCCGACGTCAAGGGCGTCGCCGGCACCTGGAAGGACCTGACCGACAGCGTGAACTCGATGGCAAGCAACCTGACCGGGCAGGTGCGCAACATCGCCGAGGTGACCACGGCCGTCGCCACCGGCGACCTCTCGAAGAAGATCACGGTCGACGTCAAGGGCGAGATCCTGGAGCTGAAGAACACCATCAACACCATGGTGGACCAGCTCCGCTCCTTCGCCTCGGAGGTGACGCGCGTCGCGCGCGAGGTCGGCACCGAGGGCAAGCTCGGCGGGCAGGCCGACGTGCAGGGCGTCGCCGGCACCTGGAAGGACCTGACCGACAGCGTGAACTTCATGGCCGGCAACTTGACCGGGCAGGTGCGCAACATCGCCGAGGTGACGACGGCCGTCGCCACCGGCGACCTCTCGAAGAAGATCACGGTCGACGTCAAGGGCGAGATCCTGGAGCTGAAGAACACCATCAACACGATGGTGGATCAGCTGAGCTCGTTCGCCTCGGAGGTGACGCGCGTCGCGCGCGAGGTCGGCACCGAGGGGATCCTGGCGGGCCAGGCCGGCGTGAAGGGCGTCGCCGGCACCTGGAAGGACCTGACCGACAACGTGAACTTCATGGCCGGCAACCTGACCAATCAGGTCCGCGGCATCGCGAAGGTGGTCACCGCGGTGGCGCAGGGCGACCTCACGCGGAAGCTGACGGTCGAGGCGAAGGGCGAGATCGCGGCGCTGGCCGACACCATCAACGGCATGATCGACACGCTCGCCACCTTCGGGGATCAGGTGACGTCCGTGGCGCGCGAGGTAGGCGTCGAGGGCAAGCTCGGCGGCCAGGCGAGCGTCCCGGGCGCGGCGGGCACCTGGAAGCACCTCACCGACAACGTGAACCAGCTCGCCGCCAACTTGACGACGCAGGTGCGCGCCATCGCCGAAGTGGCGACGGCCGTCACCAAGGGCGACCTCACGCGGTCCATCACCGTGGAGGCGCGAGGCGAGGTGGCCGCGCTCAAGGACAACATCAACGAGATGATCCGCAACCTGAAGGACACCACGCTCAAGAACAGCGAGCAGGACTGGCTCAAGACCAACCTGGCGAAGTTCACGCGCATGCTGCAGGGCCAGCGCGACCTGCTCACCGTCGCGAAGCTGATCCTCTCGGAGCTGGCGCCCGTCGTGGGCGCGCAGCACGGCGTCTTCTACATGATGACGGCCGGCGCGGACGAGCCGAAGCTGGAGCTCCTCGCGAGCTACGCCTACAGCAACCGGAAGCACGTCGCCAACGAGTTCAAGCTGGGAGAAGGCCTGGTGGGTCAGGCGGCGCTCGAAAAGGAGAAGATCCTCCTCACCAGCGTGCCGCGGGACTACATCCAGATCATGTCCGGCCTGGGCGAGGCGCCGCCCCTCAACGTCATCGTCCTGCCCGTGCTCTTCGAGGGGCAGGTCAGGGCGGTCATGGAGCTGGCCGCCTTCGACCGCTTCAGCGCCACGCACCAGGTCTTCCTGGATCAGCTGATGGAGAGCATCGGGATCGTGCTCAACACGATCCAGGCCAACACCCGAACGGAGGGCCTCCTCGAGCAGTCGCAATCCCTGGCCACGGAGCTGCAGAGCCGCCAGGAGGAGCTGCAGACGACGAATGCCGAGCTCGAGGACAAGGCGACGCTCCTCGCCCAGCGAAACGCCGAGGTGGAGCGCAAGAACACCGAGGTCGAGCAGGCGCGCCAGGCGCTCGAGGAGAAGGCCTCGCAGCTGGCGCTGACCTCGAAGTACAAGTCGGAGTTCCTCGCCAACATGTCCCACGAGCTGCGCACGCCGCTCAACAGCCTTCTCATCCTCGCCGACCAGCTGGCGACAAACCCCGACGGCAACCTCACCGGCAAGGAAGTCGATTACGCCCGGACGATCCACTCGTCCGGGAACGATCTCCTGAAGCTCATCAACGACATCCTCGACCTCGCGAAGATCGAATCCGGAACCGTCACCGTCGACGTCGGCGAGCTGCCGTTCCGCGAGCTGCAGGAGTACGTCGAGCGGACGTTCCGACCCCTGGCGGGGTCGAAGGCGCTCGAGTTCTCCGTCGAGGTTGACGAGAGGCTTCCGAAGGCCATGCAGACCGATTCGAAGCGATTGCAGCAGGTGCTCCGGAACCTGCTGTCCAACGCCTTCAAGTTCACGGAGCGCGGGCGCGTGTCGCTGGAGATCGGGGTCGCGAACGGGGGCTGGAGCCCGGACCACTTCGTCCTCAACCGGTCGCCGTCCGTCGTGGTCTTCTGCGTGAAGGACACCGGGATCGGCATCCAGCCCGAGAAGCAGCAGATCATCTTCGAGGCATTCCAGCAGGCCGATGGCAGCACCAGCCGGCGGTACGGGGGCACCGGCCTCGGGCTCGCCATCAGCCGCGAGATCGCACGGCTTCTGGGCGGGGAGATCGCGGTGACCAGCCGTCCGAACGAGGGCAGCACGTTCACGCTCTATCTGCCGCAGACGTTCGTCCCGCCCCGCGTCGGGCGGAGGGAGACGGCGTACGGCGGATACCGGATGCCGGTCAGCCTCGAACGCGAGCGGCCGGCCCCGACACCCATCGCCCTCGCGGCCGCGGACGCCGAGCCAGCCGACGATCGCGCCGGCATCCTCCCCGGGGATCGCGTGCTGCTGGTGGTCGAGGACGACCGCGTGTTCGCCGACGTCCTGCTCGAAGCCGCGCACGCCAGCGGCTTCAAGGCGGTGATCGCGCCCCGGGGCGCGGCCGCCCTGGAGCTGGCTCGGGACATCACGCCTGACGCGATCACGCTCGACATCCGCCTGCCTGACATCGACGGCCACAGGGTCCTCACGCGGCTCAAGGAGGACCTCGAGACGCGCCACATCCCGATCCACGTCATCTCGATCGATGGCGATCTGGATCCCCGGGTCCGGCGCGCCGCCCGCGCGGTCCTGTCGAAGCCCGCGGACGCGCAGGCGATCAAATCGGCCCTCGTGGGGATGAAGCAGTTCCTCGACCGGCCGATGAAGGACCTCCTCGTCGTGCTGGGGGACGAGCTCGAGCGCCAGCGGATGGTCGAGTTCATCGGAAACGGCGACGTGACGACGACGGCGATCGCGACCGGGGGCGAGGCCCTGGGAGCGCTGCGGGGCCGGTCGTTCGACTGTGTCGTGGTCGAGGCCGGCCTGCCGGACATGTCGGGCCTCGAGGTGGTCGAGGCTCTCTTGAAGGAGCCATCGGCTGCCGGGCTCCCGATCGTCGTCTACGGGGCCGCGGAGCTGCCCTCGCCGGAGGCGGAGCGGCTCCGGCGCCTGGCCGAAGCGGCGAACGTCACGCAGGCGCGCTCGTTCGAGGAGCTGTTCGACGAGACGGCGATCTTCCTCCATCGCATCGCCGCCGCGCTTCCGGAGGAGAAGCGCGCGATCCTCATGCGGCGGCACGATGCCGACGAACCGCTCCGCGGCCGCAGGATCCTCATCGTGGACGACGACATCCGGAACATCTTCGCCATGACCAGCTTGCTCGAGCGCCA